Proteins encoded together in one Penicillium digitatum chromosome 1, complete sequence window:
- a CDS encoding SNF2 family helicase/ATPase, putative has protein sequence MSVVVEDLILPDATLESLYPIFQQCDDRPTKRRKTTKGGSRSLTQENGVSLVGIPLGYIPLARLTLRIKSSDTSTCKNKRPFDPSLSISRVPLLLDVRSVHFLDDDLNNTPQPDSADGDPNRMELELSSLDEEELLIYSCENLRLFDLLGQLQAACKLPHVDKFSNNVPTACYQAQLCALPDGANFTLETVVLWSDSIEAPNLGRLTEADLEAFTRYVLQEKCLRPSALTEPHGYRDQMLGIQQEWSPRDFYNNVHVPKVTESSTNIKCPDLKCNLFPFQRRAVRWLLQRERREVGPNGEIMPVEELPKSDLPASFNSTKDADGRIYYFSRLFMILTTDLSEWHDAADNLKGGILAEEMGLGKTVEVIALIILNKRESQPIKSDPDGLKPTGATLIITPPAILEQWKQELKEHAPNLRVHHYNGIKRRKQTTDDTIVDELAEFDVVLTTYNVIAKEIHYVGATPQRSLRHEKRFVQRKTPLVRLSWWRVCLDEAQMIESGVSNAAKVARLIPRQIAWAATGTPLRRNIDDLFGLLLFLHYEPFCFSAPLWRRLCLCFGSVLAKIINEIALRHRKGQLLDELRLPPQKRIVITTPFTAVEEQKYAQLFEQMCEECGLNAVGAPLRGDWDPEDLVIVEKMRTWLTRLRQTCLYPEILTYSRTLGQGSGPLRTVAQVLEVMTETNEAALRTEERSLLLSQLRRGQLLENAKRRQEALVTWQKALDHATRLVEDSREQLRLLKAKGATGDNNGDALKVINLDDKNDGQEEEDKDPDNTSRLGQCRLKLRGALEVQHIAVFFTANAYYQIKSDPNLTQPDSDEFKRLEKREDEAYEAAKVIRKEMLTDISRKVERYMKEIRIKARDKDFVNIPKLNPHLYSKGVESYNLLSKFEEFCDALNIHAGQYKEWRDVMAKLVSQSLIDQEEEAKLEGDEYERSTKHQDEMYVYMEALRSMYSDRHDALTGHKNTLISHEAKAGIVQAHKGEGPSPQLFLQIMETRSQLMPDPDLGSLRSIVSELRKLATSLEWQAGSGNSHARAEHEIVEMVLKNAGQMIAEQLKVSSQLNREIEMFRDTMNNRLEYYRHLQQISDTVAPYDEESAGKPLDEYAFTLRLEQEEVIEGKIASLKSKARYLIHLRDDASSDSNTRECIVCQSTFEVGVLTVCGHKYCTECLLMWWGTHQSCPMCKKKLKRNDFHQITYKAQKLVAQEEKTPVKLDHEGHSQNAIYSDISSGHLNEIKKIDLEHGYGTKIDTLARHILWLREHDPGAKSIIFSQYGIFVSHLQIAFKSLGIVTTSIDSPNGIEKFKTDPAVECFCFYGKAQSSGLNLTVATHVFLCEPLINTAIELQVIARVHRIGQNRPTTVWMYLVSGTVEESIYEISVTRRLAHIMEKEKQVKQALLKTPADSGGVTEEAIESANSMELQDATLTTLMQHNSVGGEMVKKDDLWRCLFGKIKQKDNIEPSTEAEREVGRFLRGEAAVQRTEG, from the exons ATGAGTGTGGTCGTCGAAGATCTCATACTGCCAG ACGCGACTCTCGAGTCTCTGTACCCCATCTTCCAGCAATGCGATGACCGTCCCACCAAGCGGCGCAAGACTACTAAAGGGGGCTCGAGGAGTCTGACACAAGAAAATGGTGTATCATTAGTTGGGATACCTCTGGGCTATATTCCATTAGCACGGTTGACACTGCGCATA AAATCCTCCGATACGAGCACGTGCAAAAATAAAAGGCCTTTTGATCCAAGCCTCTCCATTTCCCGCGTTCCTCTACTCTTAGACGTTCGAAGCGTTCATTTTCTGGACGATGATTTGAACAACACGCCACAACCAGACTCGGCCGATGGTGACCCTAATCGTATGGAGCTGGAACTATCCAGTCtcgatgaagaagaattGCTGATCTATTCATGCGAGAATTTGCGTCTGTTTGATCTCCTTGGACAACTTCAGGCCGCCTGCAAACTGCCTCACGTGGACAAGTTCTCTAATAATGTGCCTACAGCCTGCTACCAAGCACAATTGTGCGCCTTACCAGATGGGGCAAACTTTACTCTCGAGACGGTAGTTCTTTGGAGTGATTCGATCGAGGCCCCAAATTTAGGCCGTTTGACGGAAGCAGACCTGGAAGCCTTTACACGATATGTGCTGCAGGAAAAATGTCTTCGCCCATCAGCCTTGACCGAGCCTCACGGATATCGTGATCAAATGCTGGGAATACAGCAAGAATGGTCTCCCCGGGACTTCTACAATAATGTTCACGTTCCCAAGGTAACAGAGAGTTCGACGAATATCAAATGCCCTGATTTAAAATGCAATCTATTCCCGTTCCAGAGAAGAGCCGTTCGCTGGCTTTtacaaagagaaagaagagaagtcGGGCCAAATGGAGAAATTATGCCTGTGGAAGAACTTCCCAAAAGTGACCTTCCAGCATCTTTCAATTCCACAAAAGATGCCGATGGACGCATCTACTACTTCAGTCGTCTTTTCATGATTCTGACAACTGATCTTTCTGAGTGGCACGATGCCGCAGATAATTTGAAGGGTGGAATACTTGCAGAGGAAATGGGGCTTGGCAAGACAGTCGAAGTGATTGCATTGATAATTCTTAATAAGCGAGAGTCCCAGCCCATCAAGTCTGATCCCGACGGATTGAAACCTACTGGCGCCACTTTGATCATCACTCCCCCCGCAATTCTTGAGCAATGGAAACAAGAGTTGAAAGAGCATGCTCCCAATCTACGTGTTCATCATTACAATGGCATCAAACGTCGGAAACAAACAACCGACGATACGATTGTCGACGAGCTTGCCGAGTTCGATGTTGTTTTGACAACCTACAATGTCATCGCGAAAGAAATCCACTATGTGGGTGCTACTCCGCAACGATCCCTACGGCACGAAAAGCGATTTGTACAGAGAAAGACACCACTCGTTCGCCTTTCATGGTGGCGGGTATGCCTGGATGAGGCTCAGATGATTGAGAGCGGAGTAAGCAATGCAGCGAAAGTAGCTCGCTTGATCCCTCGACAGATTGCTTGGGCGGCGACTGGTACCCCACTGCGCAGAAACATAGATGACTTAtttggtcttcttcttttccttcatTACGAGCCGTTCTGCTTTTCAGCCCCTTTGTGGAGAAGATTGTGTCTGTGTTTCGGGTCAGTCTTGGCAAAAATCATAAACGAAATCGCTCTACGGCATAGGAAAGGTCAATTATTGGATGAGCTTCGCCTACCACCCCAGAAGCGCATTGTTATCACCACCCCCTTCACAGCTGTAGAAGAACAGAAGTATGCTCAACTGTTTGAGCAAATGTGCGAAGAATGCGGTTTGAACGCCGTTGGAGCCCCCCTTCGAGGTGACTGGGACCCCGAAGACCTTGTAATTGTCGAAAAAATGCGTACTTGGTTGACGAGACTCCGCCAAACATGCCTCTACCCCGAGATTCTTACCTATAGCCGAACCCTAGGTCAAGGCTCTGGTCCTTTGCGGACTGTGGCTCAGGTTCTGGAAGTCATGACTGAGACCAATGAGGCGGCTTTACGTACGGAAGAACGATCGCTCCTTTTATCTCAGCTTCGAAGAGGCCAGCTTCTAGAAAATGCAAAACGACGCCAAGAAGCCCTTGTGACTTGGCAGAAGGCACTGGACCATGCCACTCGGCTAGTTGAAGACAGTAGAGAACAACTGCGCCTATTGAAGGCCAAAGGCGCTACCGGTGACAATAATGGGGATGCTTTAAAAGTCATCAATCTGGATGATAAGAATGATggccaggaagaagaggacaaAGATCCTGACAACACCAGCCGCCTCGGCCAGTGCCGACTGAAGCTCCGAGGTGCACTCGAGGTCCAGCATATTGCAGTGTTCTTCACTGCGAACGCATACTACCAAATCAAGAGCGATCCAAATTTAACACAGCCAGATTCAGACGAGTTTAAAAGGCTTGAGAAACGTGAGGATGAAGCCTATGAGGCTGCAAAAGTCATTCGTAAGGAGATGTTGACTGATATTTCCCGGAAAGTCGAGCGCTACATGAAGGAAATCAGGATCAAGGCACGAGACAAGGATTTCGTGAACATCCCGAAATTGAATCCCCATCTCTACAGCAAAGGAGTCGAATCATACAATCTGCTCAGCAAGTTTGAAGAATTCTGCGACGCTCTGAACATCCATGCTGGGCAATACAAGGAATGGCGGGATGTCATGGCCAAACTGGTCTCTCAGTCACTCATtgaccaagaagaagaagcaaagcTGGAGGGTGACGAGTATGAGCGGTCAACAAAACATCAAGATGAAATGTATGTCTACATGGAGGCTTTGAGGTCCATGTACAGCGACCGTCACGACGCTCTCACTGGTCACAAgaacactctcatttcccaCGAAGCCAAAGCCGGAATCGTTCAGGCCCACAAAGGTGAGGGGCCCTCTCCACAACTATTTCTCCAGATCATGGAAACTCGCAGTCAGCTTATGCCTGATCCTGATCTTGGGTCGCTCCGCAGCATTGTAAGTGAACTTCGCAAACTTGCAACATCGCTGGAGTGGCAAGCCGGCTCAGGCAACTCGCATGCTCGTGCTGAACATGAGATCGTCGAAATGGTCTTGAAAAACGCCGGTCAAATGATCGCTGAGCAACTTAAAGTATCCAGCCAACTGAACAGAGAAATTGAGATGTTTCGCGACACTATGAACAATCGACTGGAGTATTATCGTCACCTACAGCAGATTTCGGATACGGTGGCTCCATATGATGAGGAAAGTGCAGGCAAGCCGCTCGATGAATACGCCTTTACCCTGAGGCTGGAGCAGGAGGAAGTCATCGAAGGAAAGATTGCATCCCTCAAGTCCAAAGCAAGATATCTAATTCACCTAAGAGATGATGCGAGCTCCGACAGTAATACTCGAGAGTGCATTGTCTGTCAGTCGACCTTCGAAGTTG GTGTGTTGACTGTGTGTGGTCATAAGTATTGTACTGAATGCTTGCTAATGTGGTGGGGTACACACCAAAGTTGCCCAATGTGCAAGAAGAAGTTAAAGCGTAATGATTTCCATCAGATCACATACAAGGCACAGAAGCTAGTTGcacaagaagaaaagacaCCTGTCAAATTGGACCACGAAGGTCACTCTCAGAATGCGATTTACAGTGATATCAGTTCCGGTCATCTCAATGAGATCAAGAAAATTGACTTGGAGCATGGTTACGGGACAAAGATCGACACTTTGGCCCGACACATCCTATGGCTGCGGGAACACGACCCTGGCGCAAAGTCGATAATTTTCTCTCAATATGGAATCTTTGTGTCGCACTTACAGATCGCATTCAAATCTCTTGGAATAGTCACCACCAGTATCGACTCTCCAAATGGCATTGAGAAATTCAAAACCGACCCGGCT GTTGAGTGTTTTTGCTTTTATGGCAAAGCACAGTCGTCCGGACTGAATTTGACTGTTGCAACCCATGTCTTTCTATGTGAGCCACTCATTAACACGGCAATCGAGCTCCAGGTCATTGCGCGAGTGCATCGTATTGGCCAAAATCGACCAACAACAGTGTGGATGTACCTTGTCTCCGGCACGGTGGAAGAATCTATATATGAGATCTCAGTAACCCGACGCCTCGCTCACATCatggagaaagagaagcaGGTCAAACAAGCACTCTTGAAAACTCCTGCTGACAGTGGTGGTGTCACTGAAGAGGCTATTGAATCTGCCAACTCGATGGAACTACAAGATGCCACTCTTACAACCTTGATGCAACATAACTCCGTAGGTGGCGAGATGGTGAAGAAGGATGACCTTTGGCGATGCCTCTTTGGAAAAATCAAGCAGAAAGATAACATTGAACCTTCGACTGAGGCAGAAAGGGAGGTTGGTCGATTCTTGAGAGGTGAGGCTGCTGTGCAAAGAACAGAAGGTTGA